In one window of Helianthus annuus cultivar XRQ/B chromosome 17, HanXRQr2.0-SUNRISE, whole genome shotgun sequence DNA:
- the LOC110922447 gene encoding calcium-binding protein KIC, whose product MEEEKGYQDLLPVMAEKLEVSTFMEELCGGFRVLADEKIGLITPESLRKNSRYLGMEGMSKEDAEGMVLEGDLDGDGYLNETEFCILMVRLSPEMMEDAEMWLEKAIEDEIKKVSTPSLDNIIE is encoded by the coding sequence ATGGAAGAAGAAAAAGGCTACCAAGACTTGCTACCGGTTATGGCGGAGAAGCTAGAGGTAAGCACCTTCATGGAAGAGCTATGCGGTGGTTTTCGGGTGCTAGCAGACGAGAAGATAGGGCTGATAACACCGGAAAGTTTGAGAAAGAATTCAAGATATCTAGGGATGGAAGGTATGAGCAAGGAAGATGCAGAAGGTATGGTATTGGAAGGAGATCTTGATGGAGATGGGTATTTGAATGAAACCGAGTTTTGCATACTTATGGTGAGACTTAGTCCAGAAATGATGGAAGATGCTGAGATGTGGCTTGAAAAAGCCATTGAAGATGAGATCAAGAAAGTTTCAACTCCTTCATTAGATAATATAATTGAATGA